The following proteins come from a genomic window of Aquimarina sp. MAR_2010_214:
- the folE gene encoding GTP cyclohydrolase I FolE, which translates to MKDKEQIQILGDNHISTSIKTPLRADAFEKSDDEKIKNIQHHFKMIMHEMGLDLTDDSLSGTPYRVAKMYVKELFYGLNPLNKPKLSTFENKYGYKKMLVEQNITIDSACEHHFLPIIGHAHVAYIPKDKVIGLSKINRLVNYYARRPQVQERLVLQILNDLQHVLDTKDVIVSVTAKHLCVSSRGIKDQSSFTTTLEYGGCFSETAIRNEFLKIITQ; encoded by the coding sequence ATGAAGGATAAAGAGCAAATTCAAATATTAGGAGATAATCATATTTCAACAAGTATAAAAACACCTTTACGTGCAGATGCATTCGAAAAGTCTGATGATGAAAAAATAAAAAATATTCAACATCATTTTAAAATGATAATGCATGAAATGGGTTTAGATTTAACAGATGATAGTTTATCTGGAACTCCTTATCGTGTTGCAAAAATGTATGTAAAAGAACTGTTCTATGGATTGAATCCATTGAATAAACCAAAGCTTTCGACATTTGAAAATAAGTATGGTTATAAAAAAATGTTGGTTGAACAGAATATCACAATAGATTCTGCTTGCGAACATCATTTTTTACCAATAATTGGGCATGCTCATGTAGCATATATACCTAAAGATAAGGTGATTGGTTTGTCAAAAATTAATCGTTTAGTCAATTATTACGCACGTCGTCCACAGGTTCAAGAAAGGTTGGTTCTTCAAATTTTGAATGATTTACAACATGTTTTGGATACAAAAGATGTTATTGTCTCGGTAACAGCAAAACACCTTTGTGTATCCTCAAGAGGCATTAAAGATCAAAGTAGCTTCACTACGACTTTAGAATATGGAGGCTGTTTTTCAGAAACTGCAATTCGTAATGAATTTTTGAAAATAATAACACAATAA
- a CDS encoding MerC domain-containing protein: MIFTNQKPDNLGAIASTLCLVHCIATPFIFIAQSCSITCCDVTPNWWKFMDSVFLVISFLAIYRSTQTTASNWMKPSLWLSWFLLFLIIVNEKTAWFPLNENLIYFPALTLIVLHLYNKKYCQCNTTKCCTNEG; the protein is encoded by the coding sequence ATGATATTCACAAATCAAAAACCAGATAATTTAGGAGCTATCGCAAGTACACTTTGTCTTGTGCATTGTATTGCTACGCCATTTATTTTTATAGCACAAAGTTGTTCAATAACCTGTTGTGATGTAACACCAAATTGGTGGAAATTTATGGATTCTGTTTTCTTAGTAATTTCTTTTTTAGCTATTTATCGTTCTACACAAACAACAGCTAGTAATTGGATGAAACCTTCTTTATGGTTAAGCTGGTTTCTATTATTTCTAATAATAGTAAACGAAAAAACTGCATGGTTTCCTTTAAATGAAAACCTAATATATTTTCCAGCACTAACATTAATAGTATTACACCTATATAATAAAAAATATTGCCAATGCAATACGACTAAATGCTGTACAAATGAAGGATAA
- a CDS encoding LamG-like jellyroll fold domain-containing protein, whose translation MKTTMLLSISRVFFFLITSISFSQNKQLKEHILFYSSFDGKLAADVSVGDAMMYTAENYKKAANAKPGLHSANVVLAKNKGLAGDALHFKKANTSAIFYKAYKNVGYGSKSWSGTVSFWLQLDPNKDLAPGYCDPICITDVRYNDAALWVDFTDHDPRKFRLGAMGDLEVWNPENKNDEAKWEKRTVIVEQPPFEKGKWTHIAITFSKVNTTKPAFKLYINGELKGSIKDISDPFTWEAEKGKIMLGLGYIGLMDELAVFDKPLDLKEVKSVFELKNGIKTLFK comes from the coding sequence ATGAAAACAACTATGCTTTTATCAATATCTAGAGTATTCTTTTTTCTCATCACTAGTATTTCATTTTCGCAAAACAAACAATTAAAAGAACATATACTTTTTTATAGTTCTTTTGACGGAAAACTAGCAGCAGATGTATCTGTTGGCGATGCAATGATGTATACAGCTGAGAATTATAAAAAAGCAGCAAACGCCAAACCTGGATTACACAGCGCTAATGTTGTTTTAGCTAAAAATAAAGGCCTTGCAGGTGATGCGCTTCACTTTAAAAAGGCAAACACTTCTGCTATTTTTTATAAGGCTTATAAAAATGTTGGGTACGGTAGTAAATCATGGAGCGGTACCGTATCATTTTGGTTACAATTAGATCCTAACAAAGACTTAGCACCAGGCTATTGCGACCCAATATGTATTACAGATGTTAGATACAATGATGCCGCCTTATGGGTAGATTTCACAGATCATGATCCAAGAAAATTTAGATTAGGTGCTATGGGAGATTTAGAAGTTTGGAATCCAGAAAACAAAAACGATGAGGCTAAGTGGGAAAAACGCACAGTTATAGTAGAGCAACCTCCTTTTGAGAAAGGGAAATGGACACACATTGCTATTACTTTTTCAAAAGTAAATACAACAAAACCCGCATTCAAATTATACATAAATGGTGAACTCAAGGGGAGCATAAAAGATATTAGTGATCCTTTTACGTGGGAAGCAGAAAAAGGGAAAATTATGCTGGGTTTAGGCTATATTGGATTGATGGATGAGCTTGCCGTTTTTGATAAGCCACTAGATCTTAAAGAAGTGAAATCTGTTTTTGAACTAAAAAATGGTATAAAAACTTTATTCAAATAA
- a CDS encoding ABC transporter ATP-binding protein codes for MIQVQNLSKSFQNIQAVNDISFTIKKGEIFGFLGPNGAGKSTTLNMMSTILKSDAGTIHIDGKNSNENAKECKHLIGVVPQEISLYEDLSAHKNLLFWGNLYGIPSKTLKERIHTTLELIGLLDRKNDLIKTYSGGMKRRINIAAALLHNPKVLFMDEPTVGIDPQSRNHIFEVIETLNKQGMTIVYTTHYMEEVERLCDRIAIIDSGKIIAQGTQSQLKELVQTKESIQFEFNFLSESNVDQLRKLLSYTMTQNKNKLLVEITVKELSKVITACNELQLSIKDIQLNKVNLEAIFLNLTGKQLRD; via the coding sequence ATGATTCAAGTACAAAACCTTTCCAAATCATTTCAAAATATACAAGCAGTAAACGATATTAGTTTTACCATTAAAAAAGGGGAAATCTTCGGGTTTTTAGGTCCCAATGGTGCTGGAAAATCTACCACATTGAATATGATGAGTACTATTTTAAAAAGTGATGCAGGAACTATTCATATTGATGGTAAAAACAGTAATGAAAATGCTAAAGAATGTAAACATTTGATTGGTGTTGTACCTCAGGAGATATCCTTATACGAAGACCTTTCTGCGCATAAGAACTTGCTGTTCTGGGGTAATTTATATGGAATTCCTTCCAAAACACTAAAAGAAAGAATCCATACCACCCTAGAATTGATCGGATTGTTAGATCGGAAGAATGATTTGATCAAAACCTATTCAGGAGGAATGAAACGTAGAATCAATATTGCTGCGGCATTGCTACATAACCCTAAAGTACTGTTTATGGACGAGCCAACTGTAGGAATCGATCCGCAAAGTAGAAATCACATTTTTGAAGTTATCGAAACCTTGAATAAACAGGGAATGACCATTGTCTATACTACACATTATATGGAAGAAGTAGAGCGTTTGTGTGATCGAATTGCGATTATAGATTCTGGAAAAATCATCGCACAAGGAACACAATCTCAGCTAAAAGAATTGGTACAGACAAAAGAAAGCATTCAGTTCGAATTTAATTTCCTTTCTGAAAGCAATGTAGATCAACTTAGAAAACTACTTTCCTATACAATGACACAAAACAAAAACAAATTGTTGGTAGAAATTACTGTGAAAGAGCTTTCTAAAGTGATTACAGCGTGTAATGAATTGCAATTAAGCATCAAAGACATACAACTGAACAAAGTAAACTTAGAAGCAATCTTTTTAAACCTCACAGGAAAACAGTTAAGAGATTAA
- a CDS encoding ABC transporter permease: MIVTILKKDLRLYFSDKKGVLITFLLPIIMITLFAFAFGGVAKKKSAPKPLGVLVVDKDATTASQELIAKLNSMQTIRLIASEEDNALDLIRKGKNVAALIFEKGFSDAVTADTDLPIELKYDAARDLQMRIVHTVLKEGFKYHLGKVDVINNVKLKTTSLIKESSTKAHPGLVQAVGGTAIMMLLFSIAAIGGGLLDEKDAGTLKRLLIAPVKPLDILLAKMGTAMVVSILQLTTMFVFAWLAFGLPIFMDAISLVVLILCISFAVSSFGVFLVSTVKTRQQLQGMSTIIIILMSAIGGSMIPISMMPEFMQNIAVISVNYWGIEGFFDIFWRQLPFITILPKMGILLAIGLGMTLVSTVLFKKNIIAIE, translated from the coding sequence ATGATAGTTACTATTTTAAAAAAAGACCTAAGATTGTATTTCTCAGACAAAAAAGGAGTCCTGATAACCTTTTTATTGCCTATTATTATGATTACACTATTTGCATTTGCATTTGGTGGAGTAGCAAAAAAGAAAAGTGCTCCAAAACCTTTAGGTGTTTTGGTAGTAGATAAAGATGCTACAACGGCTTCTCAAGAATTGATTGCAAAATTGAATAGCATGCAGACCATTCGTTTGATTGCTTCTGAAGAAGACAACGCCTTAGACCTTATTAGAAAAGGGAAAAATGTAGCTGCTTTAATTTTTGAAAAAGGATTTTCAGATGCTGTCACTGCTGATACAGACTTGCCTATAGAATTAAAATATGACGCAGCGAGAGATTTACAGATGCGAATTGTACATACCGTTTTAAAAGAAGGGTTTAAATATCATTTAGGAAAAGTAGATGTGATTAACAATGTAAAACTAAAAACTACTTCGTTAATCAAAGAGAGTTCTACCAAGGCCCATCCTGGTTTGGTACAAGCTGTAGGAGGAACAGCAATTATGATGTTGTTGTTTAGTATCGCAGCTATTGGCGGTGGATTGTTAGATGAAAAAGACGCAGGTACTTTAAAACGTTTGTTAATTGCCCCTGTAAAACCATTGGACATTTTATTAGCAAAAATGGGAACAGCCATGGTAGTTTCTATTTTACAATTAACTACCATGTTTGTCTTTGCCTGGTTGGCATTCGGACTACCTATTTTTATGGATGCAATCTCATTAGTAGTATTAATTTTATGCATCTCGTTTGCAGTTTCTAGTTTTGGAGTTTTCTTAGTATCTACGGTAAAAACACGTCAACAATTACAAGGAATGAGTACCATTATTATCATTCTAATGTCAGCAATTGGAGGAAGTATGATTCCGATTAGCATGATGCCAGAATTTATGCAAAACATTGCAGTAATTAGTGTGAATTATTGGGGGATTGAAGGTTTCTTTGATATTTTCTGGAGACAATTACCTTTCATAACTATTCTTCCTAAAATGGGAATTCTATTAGCTATTGGTTTGGGAATGACTTTGGTTTCTACAGTATTGTTTAAAAAGAATATTATAGCGATAGAATGA
- a CDS encoding serine hydrolase: MKNKTGLLLLILLVLTHSSFAQQIDSQAPEATAAEARLSFRDIPDLKKAFIDVAPTDRKDGILVGKLGIDGGNKAMILTLAQEIADSMHGLYDSMLITHKGKLLFESYYKRGRVNLAGDQASAAKAYTSLALGRAIQLGYLTMADLDKPLVSFLKDLDPTKFIEGAEKITLHKALTMRGGLRISEEQRREFKKNPSKLKGQGLVQVLLEHSEPITLASQSYSYGNFNPTLVMQVIEAVVPGTAQDFIKNELLGKMGITNYSWRIGVSGLPEAGWRVSMTSRDMIKWGILTINKGKWNGEQLISAKFLANATSNIIKPTEDWQSDSFNYGYFFYQTNIKVGDKSYDTNFAWGGGGQYIITVDELDLVVVITGHDREDTIMTQVSKIILPAFVKGQSSVLESPYLGQKPPGLIPEPFAPGIVTTEGWEVSGVFTSDMKEFYFIRNNEETKEQELVVFQYQNNEWQESVVSPRVGTPFISPDGKTMHLGRRYRERTEAGGWSELKKLGSSFEEIEIMRLTESSKGTYVFDEIGMPDGDGVIRYSRLIDGKHEKPRSFGAAINTGRMNAHPFVAPDESYLIWDGRRESGYGNSDIYISFKQQDGSWGKAINMGDKVNTKGWEAVACVTPDGKYLFFNRNMTPGNYDNVDIFWVDAQIIETLRPKK; this comes from the coding sequence ATGAAAAACAAAACAGGACTACTACTTTTAATTCTTCTTGTACTAACACATAGTAGCTTTGCCCAACAAATTGATAGTCAGGCACCAGAGGCTACAGCTGCCGAAGCCAGACTCTCATTCAGAGATATTCCTGATCTTAAAAAGGCCTTTATCGATGTAGCGCCAACCGATAGAAAAGACGGTATCCTTGTTGGTAAATTAGGCATAGATGGTGGTAATAAAGCGATGATTCTTACTCTAGCGCAAGAGATCGCCGACAGTATGCATGGTCTCTACGATAGCATGCTTATTACCCACAAAGGTAAGCTCTTATTTGAATCGTACTACAAGCGCGGTCGCGTCAATCTGGCCGGCGACCAAGCGTCAGCGGCTAAAGCCTACACCAGTTTGGCACTGGGCCGTGCTATCCAGTTGGGATATCTAACAATGGCCGATCTGGACAAACCCCTGGTTAGTTTTCTCAAAGACCTGGATCCAACAAAATTTATTGAGGGCGCAGAAAAAATAACGCTCCATAAGGCATTGACCATGCGTGGGGGGCTTCGCATCAGTGAAGAACAGAGAAGAGAATTCAAGAAAAACCCAAGTAAGTTAAAAGGGCAAGGACTAGTTCAGGTCCTTCTTGAACATAGCGAACCTATTACCTTAGCGTCTCAGAGTTATTCATATGGCAACTTCAATCCAACCTTGGTGATGCAAGTCATTGAGGCCGTCGTGCCAGGTACCGCCCAGGATTTCATCAAAAATGAACTTCTTGGTAAAATGGGCATCACGAATTATAGCTGGCGAATTGGCGTTAGTGGCCTTCCTGAAGCTGGTTGGCGCGTGAGCATGACATCGCGAGATATGATCAAGTGGGGAATTTTGACTATTAATAAAGGTAAATGGAATGGCGAACAACTGATTTCAGCAAAATTTTTAGCTAATGCAACCAGTAACATTATTAAACCTACTGAAGATTGGCAATCCGACAGCTTTAATTATGGCTATTTTTTCTATCAAACGAATATAAAAGTCGGTGATAAAAGCTATGATACCAATTTCGCTTGGGGTGGTGGCGGACAATATATTATCACTGTTGATGAACTTGACTTAGTTGTTGTGATTACTGGTCATGATAGGGAAGATACTATAATGACTCAGGTTTCAAAAATCATCCTACCTGCGTTTGTTAAAGGTCAATCCTCAGTTTTAGAAAGCCCCTATCTAGGTCAAAAACCACCGGGTTTAATTCCTGAACCTTTTGCTCCCGGTATAGTTACGACAGAGGGGTGGGAAGTGAGTGGTGTCTTCACATCAGATATGAAGGAGTTCTATTTTATTAGGAATAATGAAGAAACTAAAGAACAAGAACTTGTTGTTTTTCAATATCAAAATAACGAGTGGCAGGAGTCTGTTGTATCGCCCAGAGTGGGAACTCCCTTTATTTCACCTGATGGCAAGACCATGCATTTAGGAAGAAGATATAGGGAGCGTACCGAAGCAGGAGGTTGGTCAGAGTTAAAAAAACTTGGTTCCTCTTTCGAGGAGATAGAGATCATGCGCCTTACGGAGTCATCAAAAGGAACCTATGTTTTTGATGAGATAGGCATGCCAGACGGAGATGGCGTTATTCGTTATTCACGATTAATAGATGGGAAACATGAAAAACCTAGGTCTTTTGGTGCAGCCATTAACACAGGAAGAATGAATGCTCACCCTTTCGTCGCACCAGATGAATCCTATTTGATATGGGATGGCAGAAGAGAGAGTGGATATGGTAATTCTGATATCTATATTAGCTTTAAACAGCAAGATGGCTCATGGGGTAAAGCTATTAACATGGGAGATAAAGTAAATACCAAGGGTTGGGAAGCGGTTGCCTGCGTGACACCAGATGGTAAATACCTCTTCTTTAATAGGAATATGACCCCAGGCAATTACGACAATGTAGATATATTCTGGGTAGATGCTCAGATTATTGAGACGCTCAGACCCAAAAAATAA
- a CDS encoding serine hydrolase domain-containing protein, whose amino-acid sequence MKHYGIPGVSIAVIHNGKIAWAKGYGIMDKESKAPVTEQTIFQASLLGMPLTAYGALRLVEQNKVTLNENINSYLKSWKLPDNEFTKEKKATIKNLLNHSAGINLHGIPGYSTDSPVPTLVEILNGTPPAKNGPILVNIEPDERIYVSAGGYAIIQQMMIDVEGKKFPELMNELVMQPLEMNNSTFNQPLTTKHLAMAATGYLKDGSMVKGKRHTYPGMASNGLWSNAEGLAKFVINIQQTLRDNSNKGLSKDMTALMLTPYGVNSYYSRQFKYGLGFGIMNKKDEIYFRHWGWNRVFFGQIAAHRDKDFGVVVLTNSTYPAFNDELIRSVALAYEWDNYVPVHKKIEVEQSLVDKITGRYMSNGRIVEVFHKDNQLFYKNILDLEAEELIKISDSSFVRRNSSRLMQFKPNSENEALNLLYLNRNDGTITSTFVKMDTDKKEPVEFLLEGDFDKALNAYMALKEHDPTYLTVTEDYLNDLGYDFFHEDRMKLSQDVFKVNMMLYPDSYKVYDSYAEACAKIGEIDMAILNYTKSLELNPQNNNTRQKIKELQKSE is encoded by the coding sequence ATGAAACACTATGGAATACCAGGTGTTAGTATTGCAGTCATACATAATGGTAAAATTGCCTGGGCAAAAGGATACGGTATAATGGATAAGGAAAGTAAAGCTCCTGTGACTGAGCAAACAATTTTCCAAGCATCACTACTTGGCATGCCCCTAACTGCGTATGGTGCATTACGTCTTGTAGAACAAAATAAAGTTACCTTAAATGAAAATATTAACAGCTATTTAAAATCCTGGAAATTGCCTGATAATGAATTTACCAAAGAAAAGAAAGCCACAATAAAAAATCTTTTAAATCATTCTGCTGGAATAAACCTTCATGGTATACCAGGGTATAGTACAGACTCACCTGTACCAACACTTGTAGAGATTTTAAACGGAACTCCTCCAGCCAAAAACGGTCCAATCTTAGTAAATATAGAACCTGATGAAAGAATTTATGTTTCAGCTGGCGGCTATGCCATCATTCAACAAATGATGATAGATGTTGAGGGCAAAAAATTCCCAGAGCTTATGAATGAATTAGTGATGCAACCTTTAGAAATGAACAATAGTACTTTTAATCAACCTCTTACTACAAAACACTTAGCGATGGCAGCAACAGGTTATTTGAAAGATGGCTCTATGGTAAAAGGTAAAAGACATACTTATCCAGGAATGGCTTCAAACGGATTATGGTCAAATGCAGAGGGCCTTGCGAAATTTGTAATCAACATACAGCAAACCTTAAGAGATAATAGTAACAAAGGATTATCAAAAGATATGACTGCATTAATGCTTACACCATATGGGGTAAATAGTTATTATAGTCGACAATTTAAGTATGGGCTAGGATTTGGTATTATGAACAAAAAAGATGAAATCTACTTTAGACATTGGGGATGGAATAGGGTTTTTTTTGGTCAGATAGCGGCTCATAGAGACAAAGACTTTGGTGTGGTTGTGTTAACCAATAGCACTTATCCAGCATTTAATGATGAACTGATTCGTTCTGTTGCCCTTGCTTATGAATGGGATAATTATGTTCCAGTACATAAAAAAATAGAAGTTGAACAGTCTTTAGTTGATAAAATTACTGGTAGATACATGTCCAATGGTAGGATTGTTGAAGTTTTCCATAAGGATAATCAACTGTTTTATAAAAATATCCTTGACCTAGAAGCAGAAGAACTCATCAAAATCTCGGATAGTAGTTTTGTTAGAAGAAATTCTAGTCGACTTATGCAATTCAAGCCAAATTCTGAAAACGAAGCGCTCAATTTACTTTACCTGAATAGAAACGATGGAACCATAACTTCAACTTTTGTTAAGATGGATACTGATAAAAAAGAACCTGTAGAATTCCTTCTTGAAGGTGACTTTGACAAAGCACTTAATGCATATATGGCCTTAAAAGAACATGATCCCACTTATCTTACTGTTACTGAAGACTACTTAAACGATCTAGGCTATGATTTTTTCCATGAGGATAGAATGAAATTATCACAAGATGTTTTCAAAGTGAATATGATGCTCTATCCCGATAGTTATAAAGTATACGATAGTTATGCAGAAGCCTGTGCAAAAATTGGAGAAATTGATATGGCAATTTTAAATTATACTAAATCACTTGAATTAAATCCTCAAAATAACAATACCAGACAGAAAATTAAGGAATTACAAAAAAGTGAATAA
- a CDS encoding alpha/beta hydrolase-fold protein, translating to MKITKLLILVCTIALNTVFAQEKAENDPDKPVVTLGEISLLQSKELNKTIPLSIHLPENYDSSKKSYPVLYMLGSDYRARFAMLASTLDYMGEGQIPEMILIGIDLPEGNSILLPTRKNQDTTIPDNHINFFETELIPHVDNNYRTAPFNILYGASNSGFFTVYMLLNKPLLFNSYFASSPSIMHIPKVLQQKIKTGPLKTLSKNRSLHIIYSDDEGLTNHVSEFTRVVEDHKPDSFTYKVDELVNQGHVPAMDFTLFLLALYPDFNPFNPSENLESLDKVTQHFDRLSKRYGYEIKTPISVIFNLGFHTILSKDLIAAEEIFQYSLEVYPEGKESYLGMGLVRKAQGQLENARVMLEKALTIDPDFSLAKRWLQRLKN from the coding sequence ATGAAAATTACTAAATTATTAATATTAGTATGTACTATAGCGTTAAATACTGTCTTTGCTCAAGAAAAGGCAGAAAACGATCCTGATAAACCAGTAGTTACCTTAGGCGAAATATCTTTACTTCAGTCAAAAGAGTTAAACAAAACCATTCCACTATCAATCCATTTACCTGAGAACTACGATAGCTCCAAGAAAAGCTATCCCGTGCTGTATATGTTGGGCTCAGATTACCGAGCTCGGTTCGCCATGTTAGCTTCTACACTAGACTACATGGGCGAAGGACAAATTCCTGAGATGATACTTATTGGAATAGATTTACCCGAAGGAAATAGTATTTTGTTGCCAACAAGGAAAAATCAAGACACAACAATTCCGGATAATCATATTAACTTTTTTGAGACAGAGCTGATACCGCACGTTGATAATAACTACCGGACTGCTCCATTCAACATACTTTATGGTGCTTCTAATAGTGGTTTTTTCACTGTTTACATGTTGCTCAACAAGCCCCTTTTATTTAATAGTTACTTCGCAAGCAGCCCATCAATTATGCACATACCAAAAGTGCTTCAACAAAAAATAAAAACTGGTCCGTTAAAAACGCTTTCGAAAAACAGATCGCTACACATCATTTACAGCGATGATGAGGGATTAACAAATCACGTTTCTGAATTCACTCGTGTTGTAGAGGATCATAAACCAGACAGTTTTACTTATAAAGTGGATGAATTGGTGAACCAGGGTCATGTACCAGCGATGGATTTTACACTGTTTCTTCTCGCGCTATACCCTGACTTCAATCCCTTCAATCCCAGTGAAAATCTGGAATCGTTGGATAAAGTAACACAACATTTCGATAGGTTATCAAAACGATACGGGTATGAAATCAAGACACCTATATCGGTCATATTTAACCTTGGTTTTCACACGATACTAAGTAAGGATTTAATTGCCGCAGAAGAAATCTTTCAATATTCCTTAGAAGTGTATCCTGAAGGGAAGGAATCTTATCTCGGAATGGGTCTTGTACGCAAAGCTCAAGGTCAGCTAGAAAATGCTAGGGTCATGCTCGAAAAAGCACTGACAATTGATCCGGATTTTTCACTTGCTAAAAGGTGGCTGCAAAGACTAAAAAATTAA
- a CDS encoding sensor histidine kinase, producing the protein MFNRSIKNTILINTGAFLLVFMLETLSNLFFKDNFETNYLFYAHGLNYTFMIMGFIWVNHFILIPFFLDKKRYFIYGILLIGSLLIFSYLRTNSWSGTSKIFFFLLYTTGAGMAVFFLRRNTIIQKENEEKEKLQKEMELTYLKEQVNPHFLFNSLNSIYSLARQQSPETPDVVMQLSELMRYQLESSKKNTVLLKEELEFIENYLLLEEKRLSKRCTIEFLISGNLLELRIAPMLLIPFVENAVKHGAQSTNEQSTIDISASIKNTTLHFCVVNSKPRMVTASKREGMGLENVRRRLNLLYPNSHVLEINDMEKLYRVNLSIDLAVSILKRTIND; encoded by the coding sequence ATGTTTAATAGGTCCATAAAAAACACCATACTAATTAATACGGGAGCTTTCTTGCTAGTTTTTATGCTTGAAACATTGAGTAATTTGTTTTTTAAAGATAATTTTGAGACTAATTATTTATTTTACGCACATGGACTTAATTATACTTTTATGATTATGGGTTTCATTTGGGTAAATCATTTTATTCTTATTCCTTTTTTCCTAGATAAGAAACGATACTTTATATATGGGATACTACTCATAGGGAGTTTACTTATTTTTTCCTACTTAAGAACAAATAGTTGGTCTGGCACTTCTAAAATATTCTTCTTTCTTCTTTATACAACAGGAGCTGGTATGGCTGTTTTTTTCTTAAGAAGAAACACGATCATCCAAAAAGAAAATGAGGAGAAAGAAAAATTGCAAAAAGAAATGGAGCTTACCTATTTAAAAGAGCAGGTAAATCCTCATTTTTTGTTTAATTCATTAAATAGTATTTATTCACTAGCTAGACAGCAATCGCCAGAAACTCCTGATGTTGTAATGCAGCTTTCAGAATTAATGAGGTATCAATTAGAAAGTTCTAAAAAAAACACCGTTTTATTAAAAGAAGAGTTGGAGTTTATAGAAAATTATTTGTTACTTGAAGAAAAAAGACTAAGTAAACGTTGTACTATTGAATTCTTAATTAGCGGAAATTTATTAGAGTTAAGGATTGCTCCAATGCTACTCATCCCATTTGTTGAAAATGCTGTTAAACATGGTGCTCAAAGTACGAATGAACAGAGTACAATTGATATTTCTGCCTCTATAAAAAACACTACCCTTCATTTTTGTGTAGTTAATTCAAAGCCTCGTATGGTTACTGCATCGAAAAGAGAAGGAATGGGTCTTGAAAATGTGAGAAGACGTTTAAATCTATTATATCCTAATTCTCACGTATTAGAAATTAATGATATGGAAAAACTATATCGTGTAAATTTATCTATTGATTTAGCAGTTTCAATACTAAAAAGAACAATTAATGATTAA
- a CDS encoding LytTR family DNA-binding domain-containing protein has protein sequence MIKIGIVDDEILARKVLEDYCSKIDNFELVLSTGNPLEFVNFTQQNEVDLIFLDIEMPELNGMEILRSMINPPKVILTTAYSEYALESYNYGVVDYLLKPVKIERFLKAINKVSASKIIEPKKNSGNEELQIKHDGMPVNISFKSILYIQSFGNYLKIFTDSRMYLISETLTNMTTLLSKNFQRTHKSYISNLDRVTKATKTYLLIENNKVPVSAMYKVIVFEKLEVLAKL, from the coding sequence ATGATTAAAATTGGTATCGTAGATGATGAAATACTAGCACGTAAAGTGTTAGAAGATTATTGTTCTAAAATTGACAACTTTGAATTAGTATTAAGTACAGGGAATCCACTTGAATTTGTCAATTTCACTCAGCAAAATGAAGTTGATCTCATCTTTCTAGATATAGAAATGCCAGAACTTAATGGAATGGAAATTTTGCGTTCTATGATAAACCCACCTAAAGTTATTTTAACTACTGCTTATTCTGAGTATGCATTAGAAAGTTATAATTATGGTGTTGTAGATTATTTATTGAAACCTGTAAAAATTGAACGTTTTTTGAAAGCAATAAACAAAGTTTCAGCTTCAAAAATAATAGAACCTAAAAAAAATAGTGGAAATGAAGAACTTCAAATAAAACATGATGGAATGCCTGTTAATATTTCATTTAAATCAATCCTGTACATTCAGAGTTTTGGAAATTATTTGAAAATCTTTACCGATTCAAGAATGTACCTGATCTCCGAAACACTTACTAATATGACTACATTATTATCTAAGAATTTCCAACGCACACATAAATCATATATTTCTAATTTGGATAGAGTTACAAAGGCAACCAAAACATATTTATTAATTGAAAATAATAAAGTCCCTGTGAGTGCTATGTATAAGGTTATTGTTTTTGAAAAATTGGAAGTTTTAGCAAAATTATAA